One Curtobacterium sp. BH-2-1-1 genomic region harbors:
- a CDS encoding GMC family oxidoreductase — MRLDHQRHHSEDEVVDVVVVGTGAGGAPLLATLARRGLSVVALEAGPNTDPEQYTPDEVEAPGDINWMDERISGGSAPTAFGPNNSGTGVGGSTLHWGAFTPRPNQHDIRLRTDSGQGEDWPIDHAELTRWIEQAEHDVGVAGPAHYPWDPERRYRMGPPPRNASSDMMIRGAAAVGVTATDAPVGLTTEDRHQEHHGLRQACVSCGSCHQGCRNGAKVSMDTTYLPAAVAFGAEIRAEAFVHGIELDARGRVEAVVYRQDGRDHRQRCRTLVLAAGGIETPRLLLHTGIANSSGQVGRNFTAHGATQVWATFDESMRSYRGYPSSIITEDFVRPTDADFAGGYLIQSLGVQPLTLATSLVRGGGLRGAALVRALQDYPRMAGVGINAECLPYDDNRLVLADEVDANGVPKARVTFSPGSNEEAITRHAVRTMTAIVEAAGGTDVRVLDRTAHTVGTARMGTDAGNSVVDAAGRSWDVPNLWVVDNSVFPSSLIANPALTIMALSLRTADRLLRDDASADREQAATAVA; from the coding sequence ATGAGACTCGACCACCAGCGCCACCACAGCGAGGACGAGGTCGTCGACGTCGTCGTCGTCGGGACCGGCGCGGGCGGCGCACCGCTGCTCGCGACCCTCGCCCGCCGAGGCCTCAGCGTCGTCGCGCTCGAGGCCGGCCCGAACACCGACCCGGAGCAGTACACCCCCGACGAGGTCGAGGCGCCCGGGGACATCAACTGGATGGACGAGCGGATCAGCGGCGGCAGCGCCCCGACCGCCTTCGGCCCGAACAACAGCGGCACCGGCGTCGGCGGCTCGACCCTGCACTGGGGCGCGTTCACACCGCGGCCGAACCAGCACGACATCCGGCTCCGCACCGACTCCGGGCAGGGCGAGGACTGGCCGATCGACCACGCCGAGCTCACCCGCTGGATCGAGCAGGCCGAGCACGACGTCGGCGTCGCCGGACCCGCGCACTACCCGTGGGACCCGGAGCGCCGCTACCGCATGGGCCCGCCGCCGCGGAACGCCTCGTCGGACATGATGATCCGGGGTGCCGCCGCCGTGGGCGTCACCGCCACGGACGCCCCCGTCGGCCTCACCACCGAGGACCGGCACCAGGAGCACCACGGGCTCCGCCAGGCCTGCGTGTCCTGCGGTTCCTGCCACCAGGGCTGTCGGAACGGCGCGAAGGTGTCGATGGACACCACCTACCTGCCCGCCGCCGTCGCGTTCGGTGCGGAGATCCGCGCCGAGGCGTTCGTGCACGGCATCGAGCTCGACGCCAGGGGCCGGGTCGAGGCCGTCGTCTACCGCCAGGACGGCCGCGACCACCGGCAGCGCTGCCGCACGCTCGTCCTCGCCGCGGGTGGCATCGAGACCCCGCGCCTGCTGCTGCACACCGGGATCGCGAACAGCAGCGGCCAGGTCGGCCGGAACTTCACCGCGCACGGGGCCACCCAGGTCTGGGCGACCTTCGACGAGTCGATGCGGTCCTACCGCGGGTACCCGTCGTCGATCATCACCGAGGACTTCGTCCGCCCCACCGATGCCGACTTCGCGGGCGGTTACCTGATCCAGAGCCTCGGCGTGCAGCCGCTGACGCTCGCCACCTCGCTCGTGCGGGGCGGTGGGCTCCGCGGTGCCGCGCTCGTCCGGGCGCTGCAGGACTACCCGCGGATGGCCGGCGTCGGCATCAACGCCGAGTGCCTGCCGTACGACGACAACCGGCTCGTCCTCGCCGACGAGGTCGACGCGAACGGGGTGCCGAAGGCCCGCGTCACGTTCTCGCCCGGGTCGAACGAGGAAGCGATCACCCGCCACGCGGTCCGCACGATGACCGCGATCGTCGAGGCAGCGGGCGGCACGGACGTCCGGGTCCTCGACCGCACGGCGCACACCGTCGGCACGGCGCGGATGGGCACCGACGCGGGGAACTCGGTCGTGGACGCCGCTGGCCGGTCGTGGGACGTGCCGAACCTGTGGGTCGTGGACAACTCGGTGTTCCCGAGCTCCCTCATCGCGAACCCGGCGCTGACCATCATGGCGCTGTCGCTGCGCACCGCCGACCGGCTGCTCCGCGACGACGCCTCCGCCGACCGCGAGCAGGCCGCGACCGCCGTCGCCTGA
- a CDS encoding ABC transporter permease, with product MTAVAPPRATAPAAPATGTAARRPGRHGVNRRGPWLAIVYWVTIAITLVPIVYMIVYSFNDAPTNRLSFAWNGFTTYWYANLVNVSGLGQAFVTSVVIAFLAAIISVAIGLPLALALERYRFPGRGAVNAVVFADIAAPSIVVGSASLSFFLSVGLGTGFLTILLTHVAFDVAYVVVVLRARIAGTSRALEEAAGDLGATPLQAFRLVTLPLLAPGMLAAGLLALAMSIDDYVITSFVAGPSVTFPLFVYGAAKAGMPPQVLCFGTLVFAVGLLVALLNGALNRRLARTRG from the coding sequence ATGACCGCCGTCGCACCGCCCCGCGCCACCGCTCCCGCCGCCCCCGCCACCGGGACGGCCGCGCGCCGACCCGGCCGGCACGGGGTGAACCGCCGCGGGCCGTGGCTCGCGATCGTGTACTGGGTCACCATCGCGATCACCCTCGTGCCGATCGTCTACATGATCGTGTACTCGTTCAACGACGCCCCGACGAACCGGCTGTCGTTCGCGTGGAACGGGTTCACGACCTACTGGTACGCGAACCTCGTGAACGTCTCCGGCCTCGGACAGGCGTTCGTCACCTCGGTCGTCATCGCGTTCCTCGCCGCGATCATCTCGGTCGCGATCGGCCTCCCGCTGGCCCTGGCGCTCGAGCGCTACCGGTTCCCCGGGCGCGGTGCCGTGAACGCCGTCGTGTTCGCGGACATCGCGGCGCCGTCGATCGTCGTCGGGTCCGCGTCGCTGTCGTTCTTCCTGTCGGTCGGGCTCGGCACCGGGTTCCTGACGATCCTGCTCACGCACGTGGCGTTCGACGTCGCCTACGTCGTCGTGGTCCTCCGGGCGCGGATCGCGGGGACGTCACGGGCGCTCGAGGAGGCCGCGGGGGACCTCGGGGCGACGCCGTTGCAGGCGTTCCGGCTCGTGACCCTGCCGTTGCTCGCGCCGGGCATGCTGGCCGCGGGGTTGCTCGCGCTGGCGATGTCGATCGACGACTACGTGATCACCTCGTTCGTCGCCGGGCCCTCGGTCACGTTCCCGCTGTTCGTGTACGGCGCCGCCAAGGCCGGGATGCCGCCGCAGGTGCTGTGCTTCGGCACGCTCGTGTTCGCGGTGGGGCTGCTCGTGGCGCTGCTGAACGGGGCGCTGAACCGGCGGTTGGCGCGCACCCGCGGTTGA
- a CDS encoding ABC transporter permease — MSAVGTAGTAGLGAGPGPAPVRHGRRLRVPFLLAVVGTAYLAVFFVIPLVSGLIVSLMSGNPDDGYTFTWNWGIYGSLFIDPQVPYLTFLGRSLWYGAAATVVTIIVGYPVAYFIAFRVSPRWKNPLLMLVFVSFLVSFVIRTDMWAFVLASQGPVVTALQAIGLASKDFHILGTGGAVIFGDAYNDLAFMVLPIYAALERIDPRLGEAANDLYAGKVRAFWHTTLPLSRSGIFAGVLLVFIDSVGDPVNSALLGGTNTYTIGQAIQDAYSGNQQYNVAAALSTVLMVVLGIILFIYARVSGTDDLEDLV, encoded by the coding sequence GTGAGCGCCGTCGGGACGGCCGGGACCGCCGGTCTCGGGGCCGGACCGGGACCCGCGCCCGTGCGGCACGGTCGCCGCCTGCGGGTGCCGTTCCTGCTCGCCGTCGTCGGCACCGCGTACCTGGCCGTGTTCTTCGTCATCCCGCTCGTGTCGGGACTCATCGTCTCGCTCATGTCGGGCAACCCGGACGACGGCTACACGTTCACGTGGAACTGGGGGATCTACGGCTCGCTGTTCATCGACCCGCAGGTGCCGTACCTGACGTTCCTCGGTCGGTCGCTCTGGTACGGCGCGGCCGCGACCGTCGTGACGATCATCGTCGGGTACCCGGTGGCGTACTTCATCGCGTTCCGGGTGTCGCCACGGTGGAAGAACCCGCTCCTCATGCTCGTGTTCGTGAGCTTCCTCGTGTCGTTCGTCATCCGCACCGACATGTGGGCGTTCGTGCTCGCCTCGCAGGGGCCGGTCGTCACGGCGCTGCAGGCGATCGGCCTGGCCAGCAAGGACTTCCACATCCTCGGGACCGGTGGCGCGGTGATCTTCGGTGACGCCTACAACGACCTGGCGTTCATGGTGCTGCCGATCTACGCCGCGCTCGAACGCATCGACCCCCGACTCGGCGAGGCGGCGAACGACCTCTACGCCGGCAAGGTCCGGGCGTTCTGGCACACCACGCTGCCGCTGTCCCGCTCGGGCATCTTCGCCGGTGTCCTGCTCGTCTTCATCGACAGCGTGGGCGACCCGGTGAACTCGGCGCTCCTGGGCGGCACGAACACGTACACGATCGGGCAGGCGATCCAGGACGCCTACTCCGGCAACCAGCAGTACAACGTCGCCGCGGCGCTCTCGACCGTGCTCATGGTCGTGCTCGGCATCATCCTGTTCATCTACGCCCGCGTCTCCGGCACCGACGACCTCGAGGACCTCGTATGA
- a CDS encoding PotD/PotF family extracellular solute-binding protein: MSPRPDLVRGLTSARVSRRGFLAGGGAAAVAALLAGCSIKGSAASLAEHPVDWERFWKDQKATKQLNFANWPLYIDSDHGKSESIQLFERATGISVDYQAVIQDNATFYATVSPILRAQGATGYDLVVMTNGFELTQMIKNGFVCELDHSRLPNFAANAGDSVKDPTYDPGNKHSVVWQTGFTGIAYNPKYIDREITSFQDLLDPAFRGRVGLMSDNTELGSLGLLANGIAPETSTPADWRTAQDWLRKLRPSVTGFYDQSYINKLENGDTWITQAWSGDVFQAQQSGFEHLKFVTPEEGQMMWHDNLMIPRQAANPVSALEWMDFYYTPKIAGIVEDYVNYVCPVPAAEDYVRDELDDPTVADSPLVFPSSEVLDKSHEFRVFENYDEYSEWNGIFNAVVQS, from the coding sequence GTGAGTCCGCGGCCGGACCTGGTGCGCGGACTGACGTCCGCACGCGTCAGCCGTCGCGGATTCCTCGCGGGCGGCGGGGCCGCCGCGGTCGCCGCCCTGCTCGCCGGCTGCAGCATCAAGGGGTCGGCGGCGTCGCTCGCCGAACACCCGGTGGACTGGGAGCGGTTCTGGAAGGACCAGAAGGCGACGAAGCAGCTCAACTTCGCGAACTGGCCGCTCTACATCGACTCCGACCACGGCAAGTCCGAATCCATCCAGCTGTTCGAGCGGGCCACCGGGATCTCGGTCGACTACCAGGCCGTGATCCAGGACAACGCCACGTTCTACGCGACGGTGTCACCGATCCTCCGCGCGCAGGGGGCCACCGGCTACGACCTCGTCGTGATGACGAACGGCTTCGAGCTGACGCAGATGATCAAGAACGGGTTCGTGTGCGAGCTCGACCACTCGCGGCTGCCGAACTTCGCGGCGAACGCGGGTGACTCCGTGAAGGACCCGACCTACGACCCCGGGAACAAGCACTCGGTCGTGTGGCAGACCGGGTTCACCGGGATCGCCTACAACCCGAAGTACATCGACCGCGAGATCACGTCGTTCCAGGACCTGCTCGACCCGGCGTTCCGGGGCCGCGTCGGGCTGATGAGCGACAACACCGAGCTCGGGTCCCTCGGGCTGCTCGCGAACGGCATCGCCCCGGAGACCTCGACCCCCGCGGACTGGCGGACGGCCCAGGACTGGCTGCGGAAGCTCCGCCCGAGCGTCACCGGGTTCTACGACCAGAGCTACATCAACAAGCTCGAGAACGGTGACACCTGGATCACCCAGGCGTGGTCCGGCGACGTGTTCCAGGCGCAGCAGTCCGGGTTCGAGCACTTGAAGTTCGTCACGCCGGAGGAAGGCCAGATGATGTGGCACGACAACCTCATGATCCCCCGGCAGGCGGCGAACCCGGTGTCGGCCCTGGAGTGGATGGACTTCTACTACACGCCGAAGATCGCCGGCATCGTCGAGGACTACGTCAACTACGTCTGCCCGGTGCCCGCCGCGGAGGACTACGTCCGGGACGAGCTGGACGACCCCACCGTGGCGGACAGCCCGCTCGTGTTCCCGTCGTCCGAGGTGCTCGACAAGTCGCACGAGTTCCGGGTGTTCGAGAACTACGACGAGTACTCCGAGTGGAACGGCATCTTCAACGCGGTGGTGCAGTCGTGA
- a CDS encoding ABC transporter ATP-binding protein, whose protein sequence is MAMTGTFAESGADLRLDRITKSFPGHTAVDALDLTVPAGSFFALLGPSGCGKTTTLRLVAGLEEPTSGTITIGGRDVTDTKPYQRPVNTVFQNYALFPHMSVRENVAFGLKRRRIPDPMTKATEALRLVELEGSASKRPAQLSGGMQQRVALARAIVNRPALLLLDEPLGALDLKLRHQMQLELKTIQAEVGLTFLHVTHDQEEAMTMADTVAVMNGGRIEQMGSPQDLYELPRTAFVANFLGQSNLLEGEVRGTDGGLLVVATAAGTIAVPTDRAVATTGHVVVGVRPEKLKIRTAEPAPESGRNILGPGRVVDVSFSGVSTQYLVDVPGAGRVSVFAQNSKGGPRIATGTEVWLTWGVDHGFGLEAHPTSDATVTAGADPRLQSAPATAGVVA, encoded by the coding sequence ATGGCAATGACCGGCACCTTCGCCGAATCGGGAGCCGATCTCCGGCTCGACCGGATCACCAAGTCCTTCCCCGGCCACACCGCGGTCGACGCCCTCGACCTCACCGTCCCGGCTGGCTCGTTCTTCGCGCTGCTCGGGCCGTCCGGCTGCGGCAAGACGACGACGCTCCGGCTCGTCGCCGGCCTCGAGGAGCCCACGAGCGGCACGATCACGATCGGCGGACGGGACGTCACCGACACGAAGCCGTACCAGCGGCCGGTCAACACGGTGTTCCAGAACTACGCGCTGTTCCCGCACATGAGCGTGCGCGAGAACGTGGCGTTCGGGTTGAAGCGCCGGCGCATCCCGGACCCGATGACGAAGGCGACCGAGGCGTTGCGGCTCGTCGAGCTCGAGGGTTCGGCGTCGAAGCGTCCGGCGCAGCTGTCCGGCGGCATGCAGCAGCGCGTCGCCCTCGCCCGCGCGATCGTGAACCGCCCGGCCCTGCTCCTGCTCGACGAACCCCTCGGCGCCCTCGACCTCAAGCTGCGGCACCAGATGCAGCTCGAGCTGAAGACGATCCAGGCCGAGGTCGGTCTCACCTTCCTGCACGTCACGCACGACCAGGAGGAGGCGATGACGATGGCCGACACGGTCGCCGTCATGAACGGCGGCCGCATCGAGCAGATGGGCAGCCCGCAGGACCTGTACGAGCTGCCCCGCACGGCGTTCGTCGCGAACTTCCTCGGGCAGTCGAACCTGCTCGAAGGCGAGGTCCGCGGCACCGACGGCGGACTCCTCGTCGTCGCGACCGCGGCCGGCACGATCGCCGTCCCGACCGACCGGGCCGTTGCGACGACCGGACACGTGGTGGTCGGCGTCCGTCCCGAGAAGCTCAAGATCCGCACCGCCGAGCCGGCACCAGAGTCCGGTCGCAACATCCTCGGCCCCGGCCGTGTGGTCGACGTGTCGTTCTCCGGCGTCAGCACCCAGTACCTCGTGGACGTGCCGGGCGCGGGCCGCGTCTCCGTCTTCGCGCAGAACTCCAAGGGCGGACCGCGCATCGCCACCGGTACCGAGGTCTGGCTCACGTGGGGCGTCGACCACGGTTTCGGCCTGGAGGCGCACCCCACGTCCGACGCGACCGTCACCGCCGGAGCCGACCCGCGCCTCCAGTCCGCACCCGCCACCGCGGGGGTCGTCGCGTGA